One Littorina saxatilis isolate snail1 linkage group LG14, US_GU_Lsax_2.0, whole genome shotgun sequence genomic region harbors:
- the LOC138946738 gene encoding uncharacterized protein: MSDDSSPAHNFRKSTIAAQLARKQPADKSLPIVTANKKGRKNLTAGNDREEVIDSLPVPADEEESVHLSLQVDSNRNEEEVDPQACTDVSPVNMSQSTSVDPLELTRQLLAEGQLLGLEGAELRAFVLDQKEKQQTLDREERERDAERQERDAERLRLERDAERQFQLEQLKIQNANQEGNRNNNSPGRIREDDGFKPKIPFLDDRDDIESWFHQFEHYARDCNLSDAAKASRVVYFLKGKARVIFSKLNEEDANDYDTLRHALYEGFQLTSEDYRKKFRQTKKSATDTYKEHITKLERYLDKWVELAECDQDVKDLKDLLVREQVLDTLPPDLAVHIRDRDPKSAKEIGMIANTYQQSRSNVKTSSTYVKPEKRRSPQEETRIAAPSTKPANQTLKAKLSDAEREKLRASGCCFICKLQGHVSRFCPNKRDTAGAVSSKKDTLETPILLEKLCGNCKEKKCAEVVPVKLNGTIVNALRDTGCTGIIVSKKFVPKEAYSAKMKETTLAEKNSKKMYHTAVVHIDSPYFDSETEVTVMDDPIYPVLIGKWYGLGKEKKLTPTYPVRDPAWYPGTAAAVTTRAQATEDAQKPSCSHKQGVKEEERLYSPADLKREQASDPSLKTIRQFANSPEGINGIRYSYKKEILYRTTKDRHGNDRSLVIVPKKLRNKVLSFGHDHPMAGHLGQRKTSDRIRAEFWWPGCAGDIRRYCLSCDTCQRTAPKSQTKKVPLGRMPPISSVFKRVAVDIIGPVKPMSESKNQYILVSVDYATRYPEAVALKNIQADTVAEALWEMWTRLGIPDEVITDQGTQFTSHLMKEVNDFLSIKHHMTAPFHPQANGLVKRFNSTLKSMLKKLAIDQPREWDTFIPALLFAYREAPQESMGFSPFELLYGRSVKGPMQVLRQTWTEEEISGEQKTTAEYVVNLRNRIEETCNVARENLKKAASKQAHFFNKKTKPRTLEVGKRVLLLRPVKNNKLELTWSGPYKVVEKLNEFDYKIQVGRRTRIYHINLIKEYQERELSSAIPNPSSSAQASVPASNEEESDEEDGGEEVVAVVMEEDNTMDDDIFKYDTQKMLPLLETQRTENVKNIHFDEKLNEAKVKEAKMICEEFEEFLTDVPKTTNLEKCSIEVTEKKPVFVKPRPIPHAMVETVEKEIEEMLKLHVIEPANSPYNSPIVLIKKKDGKYRFCSDLRALNNVIVFDAEPITDVDHLFQSLGKAKYFSKLDLTKGYWAIPIEEKDRDKDNHGTDYMSRASYDE, translated from the coding sequence ATGAGTGACGACAGTTCCCCAGCTCATAATTTTAGAAAGTCCACCATCGCAGCCCAGTTGGCACGGAAACAGCCGGCCGACAAATCTCTCCCCATAGTGACCGCAAATAAGAAGGGAAGAAAAAACCTTACTGCCGGTAACGATCGGGAAGAGGTGATAGATTCGTTACCAGTCCCTGCTGACGAAGAAGAGAGTGTTCATCTCTCTCTTCAAGTTGACAGCAACCGTAACGAAGAAGAGGTTGATCCACAGGCGTGCACGGACGTGTCACCTGTAAATATGTCTCAGTCCACAAGTGTAGATCCGCTAGAGTTGACTAGACAGCTATTGGCCGAAGGACAGTTGTTGGGGTTAGAAGGAGCCGAGTTGCGTGCATTTGTTCTTGATCAGAAAGAGAAGCAACAAACTCTTGATCGCGAAGAACGAGAACGTGATGCTGAACGACAAGAACGTGACGCTGAACGACTACGGCTAGAACGTGACGCTGAACGACAATTCCAACTGGAACAGTTGAAAATCCAGAACGCCAACCAAGAGggcaacaggaacaacaactcGCCAGGACGTATTCGCgaagatgatggtttcaagccCAAGATTCCTTTTCTAGACGACCGTGATGACATCGAGAGCTGGTTCCATCAGTTCGAGCATTATGCTCGAGACTGTAACCTGAGTGATGCAGCAAAAGCTTCACGTGTAGTATACTTTCTGAAGGGTAAGGCGAGAGTCATCTTCTCAAAGCTGAACGAGGAAGACGCTAATGACTACGACACTCTCAGACACGCTTTGTATGAGGGCTTCCAACTCACTAGCGAAGATTATAGAAAGAAGTTTCGCCAAACCAAGAAAAGCGCCACTGACACGTATAAAGAGCACATCACGAAGCTAGAACGGTATCTAGACAAGTGGGTGGAATTAGCAGAATGCGACCAAGATGTAAAAGATCTCAAAGATTTGTTGGTCCGTGAGCAGGTGTTGGACACCCTTCCTCCTGACCTCGCCGTTCACATTAGGGATAGAGACCCTAAGAGCGCCAAAGAGATTGGGATGATAGCCAACACATATCAACAATCTAGATCGAACGTCAAAACTTCATCGACGTACGTCAAGCCTGAAAAACGTCGTTCTccccaagaagaaacaagaatagCTGCTCCATCAACAAAACCCGCAAATCAAACTCTAAAGGCAAAGTTGAGTGAcgccgagagagagaaactgcgaGCATCTggatgttgtttcatttgtaaATTGCAAGGGCATGTCTCTCGTTTTTGTCCAAACAAAAGAGACACAGCAGGTGCAGTTTCATCGAAGAAAgatacacttgagacaccgATCCTCTTAGAAAAACTTTGCGGAAATTGCAAGGAAAAGAAATGTGCCGAAGTGGTACCAGTGAAGCTGAATGGAACAATTGTCAACGCTTTGAGAGACACTGGATGTACTGGTATCATTGTCAGCAAAAAGTTTGTGCCAAAGGAGGCATATTCAGCGAAAATGAAGGAGACTACTCTGGCAGAGAAAAACTCCAAGAAGATGTACCACACCGCCGTGGTGCACATCGATTCACCCTACTTTGACTCCGAGACAGAAGTAACGGTGATGGACGACCCAATTTACCCTGTCCTCATAGGTAAATGGTATGGACTAGGTAAAGAGAAGAAATTGACTCCCACATATCCTGTTCGAGACCCAGCATGGTACCCTGGGACAGCAGCTGCTGTTACCACGAGAGCACAAGCGACAGAGGACGCCCAGAAACCAAGCTGCAGCCACAAACAGGGAgtcaaggaagaagaaagactgTATTCGCCAGCTGATCTGAAGAGAGAACAGGCAAGTGACCCTTCGTTGAAGACCATCAGGCAATTTGCCAACTCTCCAGAAGGGATCAATGGGATACGGTATTCatacaagaaagaaatcctGTATAGAACAACGAAAGATCGCCACGGAAACGACCGTTCACTAGTAATCGTTCCGAAGAAACTCAGGAACAAAGTTCTTTCATTTGGTCACGATCACCCCATGGCAGGACACTTAGGTCAAAGAAAAACATCTGACAGAATTAGAGCAGAATTCTGGTGGCCAGGGTGTGCAGGAGACATTCGTAGGTATTGCTTGTCCtgtgacacatgccaaagaacTGCGCCGAAAAGTCAGACAAAGAAAGTCCCTCTGGGAAGGATGCCACCCATCAGTTCAGTTTTCAAGAGAGTTGCGGTGGATATCATCGGCCCGGTCAAACCTATGTCGGAGAGCAAGAATCAATACATCTTGGTATCTGTTGACTACGCTACCCGATACCCCGAAGCCGTAGCCCTGAAAAACATCCAAGCAGACACCGTAGCTGAAGCTCTCTGGGAGATGTGGACTAGATTGGGAATCCCAGATGAAGTGATAACGGACCAAGGCACACAGTTCACCAGCCACCTGATGAAAGAAGTGAACGACTTTCTCAGCATCAAACACCATATGACTGCACCGTTTCACCCTCAAGCGAATGGTTTGGTCAAAAGGTTCAACTCCACactgaagagcatgctgaaaaagTTAGCGATCGATCAACCGAGGGAATGGGACACGTTTATCCCCGCCCTCCTGTTTGCATACAGAGAAGCTCCACAAGAAAGCATGGGATTTTCGCCGTTTGAGCTGCTGTATGGGAGATCTGTCAAAGGACCCATGCAAGTGCTGCGCCAAACATGGACCGAAGAAGAAATCTCAGGGGAGCAGAAGACTACAGCGGAATATGTAGTCAACCTCAGGAACAGAATAGAAGAAACGTGCAACGTGGCACGTGAGAACCTGAAGAaagcggccagcaagcaagccCATTTCTTCAACAAGAAAACGAAACCAAGGACGCTAGAAGTCGGAAAACGGGTTCTACTTCTACGCCCTGTGAAGAACAACAAGCTGGAACTTACATGGTCAGGTCCCTACAAGGTTGTGGAAAAGTTGAATGAATTCGACTACAAGATCCAAGTTGGCAGAAGAACACGGATCTACCACATCAACCTCATCAAGGAGTACCAAGAACGGGAATTGAGTTCCGCCATTCCCAATCCCAGTTCATCTGCCCAAGCGAGTGTTCCTGCTtcaaacgaagaagaaagtgaTGAAGAAGACGGAGGAGAAGAGGTCGTGGCTGTTGTCATGGAAGAGGACAACACGATGGACGATGACATTTTCAAGTATGACACTCAGAAGATGTTACCCCTCCTAGAAACTCAAAGAACCGAAAATGTGAAGAACATCCATTTCGACGAGAAATTGAACGAGGCAAAGGTCAAGGAGGCGAAGATGATCTGTGAAGAATTTGAAGAGTTCCTAACAGATGTTCCAAAGACGACGAACCTGGAAAAATGTTCCATTGAAGTGACAGAGAAGAAACCAGTCTTTGTGAAACCCAGACCCATACCTCACGCCATGGTAGAAACTGTCGAAAAGGAAATTGAAGAAATGCTGAAGTTGCATGTCATCGAACCTGCAAACTCTCCATACAACTCTCCCATCGTCCTGATAAAGAAGAAGGACGGAAAGTACCGTTTCTGTTCTGATCTGAGAGCTCTGAACAACGTGATAGTGTTCGACGCTGAACCCATCACCGATGTCGACCATCTGTTTCAAAGTTTAGGAAAAGCGAAATACTTTTCAAAGCTAGACTTGACGAAAGGATATTGGGCGATCCCAATAgaggagaaagatagagacaaggACAACCACGGTACAGATTATATGAGCAGAGCGTCGTACGATGAATAA